From the genome of Thermocrinis jamiesonii, one region includes:
- a CDS encoding proline--tRNA ligase has protein sequence MRWSRYFWHTLKEEPTDAEANSHKLLLKVGFIKQVASGIYEYTPPALKVIRKIESIVRKEMERSGAQEVLLSVLNPSELWKETGRWEAYGRELFTLKDRHGREYCLGPTHEEEITDLFRSFVNSYKKLPLILYQIQVKFRDEKRPRFGLIRSREFIMKDAYSFDEDEFSAMISYETMKFAYERIFKKLRLKTLLAEASVGTIGGKMSHEFIVLTDYGEARVAFCENCGYCANTEIVPLPKHKEEQEQEKQMQKVYTPNTSTIAQLSDYLKIPAYKILKAVLYLKGEEPIMVLIRGDREVDEKKLEAVLGTDEFRLATDEDIKRLLNTSKGFVGPFNLPPNFNVLWDNSVYGIKNMVVALNEDNYHYINVNAGRDIQYGKFVDVCQVEEGDPCPKCGAPLRVGRGLELGHIFLLGTRYSEPMRAFIKDRSGQEKPVVMGCYGIGISRCLSAIVEQYHDEKGIKFPTVVAPFELDIICVNQSDEVQKNTAEKLYTLAMELGLDVIYDDRDESPGFKFADGELCGFPYILVVGKKVKEGKVELWIRHTGERKELNLDTAIQEVKSLIEKDKL, from the coding sequence ATGCGGTGGAGTAGATATTTTTGGCACACACTAAAGGAAGAGCCTACGGACGCAGAAGCAAACTCTCACAAACTTCTTCTAAAGGTTGGCTTTATCAAGCAGGTCGCCTCTGGCATATACGAATACACCCCTCCCGCTCTAAAGGTAATAAGGAAGATAGAGTCCATAGTAAGGAAGGAGATGGAAAGGAGTGGAGCGCAAGAGGTTCTGCTAAGCGTTTTAAACCCCTCTGAACTTTGGAAAGAAACAGGAAGATGGGAAGCTTACGGAAGGGAACTATTTACGCTAAAAGACAGACACGGAAGGGAATACTGCTTGGGACCTACCCACGAGGAGGAAATAACGGACCTTTTCAGAAGTTTTGTAAATTCCTACAAAAAACTTCCTTTGATTTTGTATCAAATACAGGTCAAATTTAGGGACGAAAAAAGACCACGCTTTGGCCTTATAAGGTCCAGGGAATTTATCATGAAAGACGCTTACTCCTTTGACGAAGATGAGTTTTCGGCCATGATATCTTACGAGACTATGAAGTTTGCCTACGAAAGGATATTTAAAAAGCTAAGGTTAAAAACCCTTTTGGCTGAGGCAAGCGTGGGGACCATAGGAGGAAAGATGTCCCACGAGTTTATAGTCTTGACCGATTATGGTGAGGCCCGTGTTGCCTTTTGTGAAAACTGTGGATACTGTGCCAATACAGAGATAGTTCCTTTGCCAAAGCACAAAGAAGAGCAAGAGCAGGAAAAACAAATGCAAAAGGTATATACGCCAAACACTTCCACCATAGCCCAACTTTCCGATTACTTAAAGATCCCCGCATACAAGATCCTGAAGGCGGTTTTGTATTTAAAAGGAGAAGAGCCTATTATGGTTCTAATCAGAGGAGACAGGGAAGTGGATGAGAAGAAGTTGGAAGCAGTTCTTGGAACGGACGAATTTAGGCTTGCAACGGACGAAGACATTAAAAGACTGCTTAATACCTCAAAGGGATTTGTGGGACCCTTTAATCTTCCTCCAAACTTTAACGTCCTTTGGGACAACTCAGTTTATGGCATAAAGAACATGGTAGTTGCCCTCAACGAGGATAACTATCACTACATCAACGTCAATGCGGGTAGGGACATCCAATACGGGAAGTTCGTGGATGTGTGTCAGGTGGAAGAGGGAGACCCATGTCCTAAGTGCGGTGCTCCTTTGAGGGTAGGAAGGGGCTTAGAGCTAGGACACATATTCCTCTTGGGAACCAGATACTCAGAACCTATGAGAGCTTTCATAAAGGACAGATCAGGTCAAGAAAAACCTGTGGTGATGGGATGTTATGGTATTGGTATATCAAGGTGCCTTTCCGCCATTGTGGAGCAGTATCATGACGAAAAAGGTATTAAGTTTCCTACGGTGGTTGCACCCTTTGAGCTGGACATTATCTGCGTAAATCAGTCGGATGAGGTGCAAAAAAATACTGCAGAGAAGTTATACACCTTAGCTATGGAGCTTGGATTGGACGTTATTTACGACGATAGGGACGAAAGCCCGGGGTTTAAGTTTGCAGATGGGGAACTTTGTGGCTTTCCCTACATTCTGGTTGTGGGTAAAAAAGTTAAAGAAGGTAAAGTAGAACTTTGGATAAGGCATACGGGAGAAAGAAAAGAGCTTAACTTGGACACCGCCATTCAGGAGGTAAAGTCTCTTATAGAAAAGGATAAACTTTGA